The nucleotide window AGCGGATGGCGTTCGCCACGTCCTTGTCGCGCTCGTCACCGTCCGGCACCACCCGGACCGACATGATCCGCGCCGCGGAGGCGATGCCGTCCACCCCGATCCCGTTGCCCCGCTCGGCGGCGACGATCCCCGCCACGTGCGTCCCGTGGGAGGCGTCCGGCCCCTTGACGTCGTTGTTGCCGTAGCGGCGCTCCGAGGTGTCGGCGTAGTTGTCGCCGACGATGGAGCGCGGGTCGAAGTCCGGGTTCAGCCCGCTGCGGAGCCGGCCCTCCAGCCGCTCCAGCTCCTCGGCCAGGAGCGCGGGGGTGATGCCGTCGGCGGCGAGCTGCAGGAACACCTGCCGCGCCTGCGCCACGTCGGTGCGCACGGGGCGCAGCGCCATGACGTTCTGCACCGTGAGCGAGTCGGAGCCCACTTCCCGCTGGAGGATGGCCGCGAAGCGGTTCACCGCCGGCATGATGGCCCGGAGCTGCTGCACCTCTGTCTGCGTCTTGGCGACCGAGGCCTGCAGCTCGCTGCGGATCTCCTGGAAACGCTGGTACTCGGCGCGCGCGGCGGCGGAGAGGGTGTCCGGGCGGGCGCCCTCGTAGCGGCGCAGCGAGGCGTAGATGCGCGCCGCCTCGTAGGTGTCCTGGTGCACGTTCCGCCCGTCGGACCCGCCGATGAAGTTCCAGCCGTGCACGTCGTCCACGTAGCCGTTGCCGTCGTCGTCGATCCCGTTGCCGGGGACCTCGCGCGGGTTCTTCCACATCACGTTGCGCAGGTCCTCGTGCTCCGGGTCCACCCCGGTGTCCAGGATGGCGACCACCACCGGCTGCCGCGGCTCCTTCCCGGCCAGCAGCTCGCGATAAGCGCGCTCGGCGCCGGTGCCGGGGTAGGGACCGCCCGCCCGGTCCTGGAGCCACCAGCTCGCGGCGGGGAGGCCGAGCGCCTCGTCCGGCTCCACCACCGGCGCGGTGGGGGCCGGCACGGGCGCAGCGGGGGCGGTCGGCGGCCCGCCGACGGTCTGCGCCGGGGCGCACGCGCCCAGGGCGAGCGCGAACAGGCCGGGAAAGAAACGGTTCCGCATCGGGTAGCTCCTTCGGGTCGGGAAGAACGGGCGCGCCCGGGCGCCCCGCCACGCATGTACCGCGGACCCGGCTCGGGAGATCCATCCCCCGCCGCGCCCGCGCCCGCCCTCCCGCAAAAAGCGGAGCACGCGCCGCAGCGGCAGCACGCGGCGCGGGGGACCGCCGGGGCCGACGGGCGCGCGCTTCCAACCTCCGGCGCGGGCGAGGTATCCAACCCCGTGAACGGACGAGACCTCAACCGGAGCCCCACCCGATGAACCGGATCACCGCCACCCCCGTGCTCGCCACGCTGCTCTGCTCGCTCGCCCCACTCCCCGTGCCGGCGCAG belongs to Longimicrobiaceae bacterium and includes:
- a CDS encoding S8 family peptidase yields the protein MRNRFFPGLFALALGACAPAQTVGGPPTAPAAPVPAPTAPVVEPDEALGLPAASWWLQDRAGGPYPGTGAERAYRELLAGKEPRQPVVVAILDTGVDPEHEDLRNVMWKNPREVPGNGIDDDGNGYVDDVHGWNFIGGSDGRNVHQDTYEAARIYASLRRYEGARPDTLSAAARAEYQRFQEIRSELQASVAKTQTEVQQLRAIMPAVNRFAAILQREVGSDSLTVQNVMALRPVRTDVAQARQVFLQLAADGITPALLAEELERLEGRLRSGLNPDFDPRSIVGDNYADTSERRYGNNDVKGPDASHGTHVAGIVAAERGNGIGVDGIASAARIMSVRVVPDGDERDKDVANAIRYAVDNGARVINMSFGKAHSPQKQAVDEAVRYAESKGVLLVHAAGNDAADSERQPSYPTRHLLTGSVPNNWIEVGASSYVADSLAASFSNFSRNRVDVFAPGVSILSTVPGNDYQRNQGTSMAAPVVSGLAALILSYYPELTAQQVREIILESATRFPGQQVVRPGEGGARVPFAELSGSGGVVNAYEALRLAEQRAGARR